The following proteins are encoded in a genomic region of Terriglobia bacterium:
- a CDS encoding pyrrolo-quinoline quinone, whose protein sequence is METIARTRLKAIKAALVVFVAVAAVVGIVTTAAAQDVLTWHSDNARTGQNLNEKILTLQNVNPRTFGKLFVIHVDGKVDAEPLYVSGIEIPQHGKQNVLYVATEHDSLYAFNADTGNALWHVRLLKAGESPSDDRSCGQVVPEIGVTSTPVIDLHRGPHGTIYAVAMSKDQQGNYFQRLHALDLQNGREEFGGPVDIHATFPGKGAVSHNGTDVFDPKQYEERAALLLSGGVLYTSWASHCDIDPYNGWVIGYDAQTLKQEGALDFTPNGEKGSVWQSGAGPAADPQGYIYLLAANGSFDTTLDARGFPSRGDFGNSFLKIAASGGRLSVADYFTMYNVEAENSRDDDLGSGGPLVLPPMKDASGKIWHLVVGAGKDLSIYIANRDDMGKFNPKGNQQIYQEVPHAMKHGFSRPIPAYFDGRLYYASTDDALREYRFQKARLIAKPVSETSMAFNYPGAAPSISADGARNGIVWATENKDPAVLHAFDANNLARELYSSNAAPSGRDHFGAGNKFITPMIANGKVYVGTTNGVGVFGLLKRGQ, encoded by the coding sequence ATGGAAACGATTGCAAGAACACGCCTGAAAGCTATTAAAGCGGCGTTGGTTGTCTTCGTGGCTGTCGCGGCCGTTGTGGGAATCGTGACGACCGCGGCGGCGCAGGATGTTCTGACCTGGCATAGCGACAATGCGCGGACGGGGCAGAATCTCAATGAAAAAATCCTGACCTTACAAAACGTCAACCCCAGGACCTTCGGCAAGCTGTTCGTAATTCATGTCGATGGCAAAGTGGATGCCGAACCGCTCTACGTCAGCGGAATCGAAATTCCTCAGCACGGAAAGCAGAACGTGCTCTACGTGGCCACCGAGCACGACAGCCTTTACGCATTCAACGCCGATACGGGAAACGCTCTCTGGCATGTCCGATTGCTCAAAGCTGGAGAATCGCCGTCAGACGATCGCAGTTGCGGTCAGGTGGTCCCGGAAATCGGCGTCACCTCGACGCCAGTGATCGACCTTCACCGCGGCCCTCACGGAACGATTTACGCGGTGGCGATGAGCAAGGACCAGCAGGGAAATTATTTTCAAAGGCTTCATGCGCTGGATCTCCAGAATGGCAGGGAAGAATTCGGCGGGCCGGTGGATATTCACGCGACGTTTCCGGGCAAGGGCGCCGTCAGCCATAACGGCACGGACGTTTTCGATCCGAAACAATATGAAGAGCGGGCGGCCCTGCTGCTTTCGGGTGGAGTGCTCTATACCAGTTGGGCGTCACATTGTGATATCGATCCTTACAACGGCTGGGTGATTGGCTACGACGCCCAAACATTGAAGCAGGAAGGCGCGCTCGATTTTACCCCAAACGGTGAAAAGGGTTCGGTGTGGCAGAGCGGCGCAGGGCCGGCTGCCGACCCGCAGGGCTACATCTACCTGCTGGCGGCGAATGGAAGTTTCGATACGACCCTCGACGCCAGAGGATTTCCGTCGCGAGGCGATTTCGGCAACTCTTTCTTGAAGATCGCGGCGAGCGGCGGCAGGCTTTCTGTGGCGGATTACTTCACCATGTACAACGTCGAGGCTGAAAACTCTCGCGACGATGACCTGGGTTCTGGCGGGCCGCTGGTGCTGCCTCCCATGAAGGATGCTTCCGGAAAAATCTGGCATCTGGTGGTGGGAGCGGGAAAAGACCTGAGCATTTACATCGCGAACCGCGACGACATGGGGAAATTTAATCCCAAGGGCAACCAGCAAATCTATCAGGAAGTGCCTCATGCCATGAAGCACGGCTTTTCGCGCCCCATTCCGGCGTATTTTGATGGCCGCCTCTACTACGCGTCAACCGATGACGCGCTCCGCGAATACCGGTTTCAGAAAGCCCGGCTGATCGCCAAACCCGTCTCTGAAACCAGCATGGCGTTTAACTACCCGGGTGCAGCGCCCAGCATCTCCGCGGATGGCGCGCGAAACGGCATCGTCTGGGCAACGGAAAATAAAGATCCCGCGGTGCTGCACGCGTTCGATGCCAACAACCTGGCGCGCGAATTGTACAGCAGCAACGCGGCCCCATCGGGAAGGGACCATTTTGGCGCTGGAAACAAGTTCATCACTCCCATGATCGCCAACGGAAAAGTCTATGTGGGAACGACTAACGGAGTGGGAGTCTTTGGCCTGCTGAAACGGGGGCAGTAA
- a CDS encoding SpoIIE family protein phosphatase produces the protein MGRHPSEHQTHRCSFSPGRRDPYLRLNTVTVFVRDQEQSLRFYLDQLGFSLAFDVRLPSGDRWLTVSPPDGTGMISLAAPAPDGENDKLIGRATHISFFTDDFSAKYEEWLARGVRLHGACTGQDDGVISATVEDLDGNSFTLLAFDAMNRELESQRRAHDEQQEREQRSALELEMARQTQARLLPQTPPALRTLDCHGGCFQAREVGGDYYDFLELGRERTGLVIGDVAGKGTAAALLMANLQAHLRNLSSTYWYRPYTPMALEQPGRLLQAVNRLMYENTSEGAYSTLFFAEFDDSTRRVRYANCGHPPALVLRSDNRVERLDSTSTVLGLFRGWDCAIGECQLLKGDTLALYTDGVTESMNDAGEQFGTRRLAEALWQNRDLPPPDLLSSLVDEVRRFSPREQKDDITVIVARCR, from the coding sequence GTGGGCAGACATCCCTCGGAGCACCAGACGCACCGCTGCAGTTTTTCGCCCGGCCGGCGTGATCCATATCTGCGCCTGAACACCGTCACGGTTTTCGTTCGAGACCAGGAGCAAAGTCTTCGATTCTATCTGGACCAGCTTGGATTCAGTCTGGCTTTCGATGTCCGGCTTCCGTCCGGCGACCGCTGGTTAACGGTGTCTCCGCCCGACGGCACGGGCATGATTTCGCTGGCGGCCCCGGCGCCTGACGGGGAGAACGACAAGCTGATCGGCCGCGCCACTCACATTTCTTTCTTCACAGATGATTTCTCCGCCAAATACGAGGAGTGGCTCGCGCGGGGCGTGCGCCTGCACGGCGCTTGCACTGGGCAGGATGACGGCGTAATCTCCGCGACCGTTGAGGATTTGGATGGCAACTCGTTTACGCTCCTTGCCTTTGACGCGATGAATAGGGAACTCGAATCGCAGCGTCGTGCGCACGATGAGCAGCAGGAAAGGGAACAACGGTCCGCCCTGGAATTGGAGATGGCCAGGCAGACACAGGCGAGGCTGTTGCCTCAAACCCCGCCAGCCCTCAGAACTCTCGACTGCCACGGCGGCTGCTTCCAGGCGCGCGAGGTCGGCGGCGACTACTACGATTTTCTCGAACTCGGCCGCGAGCGGACAGGGTTGGTGATCGGCGATGTGGCAGGGAAGGGAACGGCCGCCGCGCTGCTCATGGCCAATCTGCAAGCCCATCTGCGCAATCTTTCCTCGACGTACTGGTACCGTCCCTACACACCGATGGCGCTTGAGCAGCCAGGGCGCCTCCTGCAGGCGGTCAATCGGCTCATGTATGAAAATACGTCCGAGGGCGCGTACTCCACGCTCTTCTTTGCGGAATTTGACGACAGCACCCGGCGGGTGCGATATGCCAACTGCGGTCATCCGCCCGCGCTTGTGCTGCGAAGCGACAATCGCGTCGAGCGCCTCGATTCCACCAGCACCGTGCTGGGCCTGTTCAGGGGCTGGGATTGCGCCATTGGGGAGTGCCAGCTCCTCAAGGGTGACACGCTTGCGCTCTACACCGACGGCGTCACCGAATCGATGAATGATGCCGGAGAACAGTTTGGCACGCGGCGCCTGGCCGAAGCCTTGTGGCAAAATCGAGATCTGCCGCCGCCAGACTTGCTGTCCTCACTTGTGGATGAGGTTCGGCGCTTCAGCCCTCGAGAACAAAAAGACGACATCACAGTGATCGTCGCCAGATGTCGATGA
- a CDS encoding helix-turn-helix transcriptional regulator, with product MATSRMEVQTELFTGTVDGLTNAHVRRQIQRLRRLKGWTQHDLEQAAGMSPNSIDGLESGLRRINVDTLQRIMEALESDITDVWPAVNRGDSVLRSGQASDPLSFSRLTEIHSLTGAEASCMFSSEDYLDMAGAAAEAMAEPALRTLCAINLYDEERERLCREVLGGTDTDPWVTYRHSENGCSLYLCLKNPHLEFWAEGFVERCLSAWLSTPPM from the coding sequence ATGGCTACTTCGCGCATGGAAGTGCAGACGGAATTATTTACGGGGACAGTGGATGGTTTGACGAACGCCCACGTCAGAAGGCAAATCCAGCGGCTTCGGCGATTAAAGGGTTGGACACAACACGACCTGGAGCAGGCTGCGGGAATGTCCCCCAATTCGATCGACGGACTGGAGTCGGGGCTCCGGCGCATCAACGTGGACACCCTGCAACGGATCATGGAGGCCCTGGAGTCCGACATCACGGACGTGTGGCCCGCTGTTAATCGCGGAGACAGCGTACTCAGAAGCGGGCAGGCCAGTGACCCGCTCAGTTTCTCACGCTTGACTGAGATACACTCGCTTACCGGCGCCGAGGCTTCCTGCATGTTCTCGAGCGAGGACTACCTCGATATGGCCGGTGCAGCCGCCGAAGCGATGGCAGAACCCGCGCTTCGCACCCTTTGCGCAATCAATCTGTATGACGAGGAGAGAGAGCGTCTGTGCCGCGAGGTGCTTGGAGGGACCGACACGGACCCCTGGGTCACCTATCGTCACTCGGAGAACGGTTGCAGTTTATATTTGTGTCTCAAGAATCCCCACCTGGAGTTCTGGGCTGAAGGCTTTGTCGAACGCTGCCTTTCCGCCTGGCTCTCCACGCCTCCCATGTGA
- a CDS encoding carboxypeptidase regulatory-like domain-containing protein: MKPFRVTGRASVPCLLWQVETGKGGFRMMPGNAWISEFSSAPIPRKQKRKHLALPRGLRWMIVGIVFTLLPAASALAQANFASVSGEVFDVQKAVIPGAKVTLQSSSTGLSRSTVCNGDGFYAFTAVNPGEYVLRVDAPGFQSQLRRFVLAVNQALRLDVTAQVGGETQHVVVQGTPAPLRTTDATLGEVIDPTLTRQLPLNGRHVLDLAVLAPATAPNMSMGVQDGNQNQLYWRPGQGTEFTTSGGRANSNYYLLDGTTDSDPTFWTLSLSPSPDAIQEFKVQTGSYSAEFGGAGGAQVNMITRSGTNQLHGTAYEYLRNTALDARVWNATNVPHLVQNQFGASLGGPIQKNKTFFFANYEGFRFSNQVYQVETVPTMAERMGDFSQSGQTIYDPTSSAPNPDYNPSLPVSPGNPKVIRSPFSGNVIPPSMISSVASGALQAIPLPNVQAGTGMGMGMGPMAAGRDSNNYLDVRTATQPSDQGTFRIDRNFATGDTLFARYSIEHESGFTPVNLPGFGLFDDNLAQHATVSYTHIFSPTMINNISFGVSRLSMHEFSENNFTHDYVSQLGIQGVSWGGKGSWGMPYFNVQGYTPMGDSFSATPVQDWDTFVQLSDTLTWQAGRHALKFGGGYLPFFWPMWGFFETRGYYQFTNGFTTRTATNDGTGAGLASFLLGLPVVKQRQAGVPQMNLRQWYGNGYIEDNWRVTNATTLDIGLRYEYMSALSDLDQPGANLVFQNGQLGAFVGGQAGTPRGLWYPNALNFAPRFGFAHQVRKLGIVLRGGFGMFFTPVDMNTWCNQRHNPPYVFAETLQSDNYVPSLSGFDFAPPVLGQTVVSFSSLDARSHPQYIEQWSFTVQKALPGNFVMEAGYQGSRGYHLQRAHLINNAPPGPGPIGPRRPYHTITFLPGTSFEGDNPENFAIQSNTFPVSAINYLENTANSWYDAGWIDVRREFHHGLTFLANYTWSKSLTDAPDFRSAMMQAVIPQNNSDLAAEKGLNGMNVPHRFVASMVYNVPGWRGRTFLRRLTSNWTLGSIFTAQAGMPFTVGVFGDTANAGTLLGQNPIRANVTGLPLFPAGARTTAQWFSPAAFAAPAPYTFGNAGVNTVSGPGFMGLDQAVQRQFGITERVQFTLRAEAFNALNHSNWGYPNNYVNTPQFGSITMAEGTGREIQLSARFEF; encoded by the coding sequence ATGAAACCTTTTCGCGTAACGGGAAGGGCGAGTGTGCCCTGCCTGCTGTGGCAGGTCGAGACAGGCAAGGGAGGCTTTCGGATGATGCCCGGCAATGCATGGATATCGGAATTCTCCTCAGCGCCCATTCCGCGCAAGCAAAAAAGGAAGCATTTGGCCCTTCCACGGGGCCTTCGGTGGATGATCGTGGGTATTGTTTTCACTCTGCTGCCAGCGGCCAGCGCCCTTGCCCAGGCCAATTTTGCGTCCGTCAGCGGAGAAGTGTTCGACGTACAGAAAGCAGTCATTCCAGGCGCCAAGGTCACCCTGCAATCTTCCAGCACCGGTCTTAGCCGGAGCACGGTGTGCAATGGCGATGGCTTTTACGCTTTCACTGCCGTGAACCCGGGCGAGTATGTGCTGCGTGTCGATGCGCCGGGATTTCAAAGCCAGTTGCGCAGGTTCGTGCTTGCGGTCAATCAGGCGCTGCGGCTTGATGTCACCGCGCAAGTGGGAGGCGAAACGCAGCATGTGGTGGTGCAGGGGACGCCTGCCCCGTTGCGAACCACAGACGCGACGCTCGGCGAGGTGATTGACCCCACCCTCACCAGGCAGCTTCCCTTGAACGGCCGGCATGTGCTCGACCTGGCAGTTCTGGCTCCCGCTACCGCACCCAACATGAGTATGGGCGTTCAGGATGGGAATCAAAACCAGCTTTATTGGCGTCCCGGCCAGGGGACGGAATTCACGACTTCCGGAGGCCGCGCCAATTCAAATTACTATCTCCTCGATGGAACAACGGATTCAGATCCAACCTTCTGGACCCTGTCTCTAAGTCCTTCACCAGACGCCATCCAGGAATTCAAAGTCCAGACCGGCAGCTATTCAGCCGAGTTTGGCGGGGCGGGAGGGGCACAGGTCAACATGATCACCCGTTCTGGCACCAACCAATTGCACGGAACGGCCTATGAATACCTCCGCAACACGGCCCTCGATGCCCGCGTGTGGAACGCGACGAATGTTCCGCACCTCGTTCAGAACCAGTTTGGCGCTTCGCTCGGGGGGCCTATCCAAAAAAACAAGACCTTCTTTTTCGCAAACTATGAAGGCTTTCGATTCAGCAACCAGGTCTACCAGGTTGAGACTGTGCCTACCATGGCGGAGCGCATGGGGGACTTCAGCCAGAGCGGGCAAACGATCTATGACCCGACCAGCTCAGCCCCCAACCCTGACTACAACCCGTCGCTCCCGGTAAGCCCCGGCAATCCCAAAGTGATCCGCAGCCCGTTTTCAGGAAACGTCATTCCGCCCTCGATGATCAGTTCGGTGGCGTCGGGCGCGCTCCAGGCTATTCCGCTGCCGAACGTCCAGGCCGGAACGGGAATGGGCATGGGGATGGGTCCTATGGCGGCCGGCAGGGACTCGAACAATTACCTGGACGTGCGCACGGCCACCCAGCCGTCCGACCAGGGCACCTTCCGGATTGACCGCAATTTTGCCACGGGCGACACCTTATTTGCGCGGTATTCCATCGAGCACGAAAGCGGCTTTACCCCGGTGAACCTTCCTGGCTTTGGTTTGTTTGACGACAACCTCGCCCAACACGCCACGGTTTCCTACACGCATATCTTCTCGCCAACGATGATCAACAACATCTCCTTTGGCGTATCGCGGCTTTCGATGCACGAATTCTCTGAAAACAACTTTACGCACGACTACGTTTCTCAACTCGGGATCCAGGGAGTCTCCTGGGGAGGCAAGGGGTCCTGGGGCATGCCCTATTTCAACGTGCAGGGTTACACTCCCATGGGGGATTCATTCAGCGCCACACCGGTGCAGGATTGGGACACCTTTGTTCAACTGTCAGACACCCTGACCTGGCAGGCGGGCCGCCACGCGCTCAAGTTTGGCGGCGGCTATTTGCCGTTTTTCTGGCCCATGTGGGGCTTTTTCGAGACCCGCGGATATTATCAGTTCACAAATGGGTTCACCACGCGCACGGCCACGAACGACGGCACGGGAGCCGGCCTGGCCAGCTTCCTGCTGGGTCTGCCGGTCGTCAAGCAGCGCCAGGCTGGCGTGCCACAGATGAACCTGAGGCAGTGGTATGGAAATGGGTACATCGAGGACAATTGGCGGGTCACCAACGCCACCACGCTGGATATTGGATTGCGCTACGAATATATGAGCGCGTTATCCGACCTGGACCAGCCGGGAGCAAACCTGGTGTTCCAGAATGGCCAACTCGGCGCCTTTGTGGGCGGGCAGGCTGGAACGCCGCGGGGCTTGTGGTATCCCAATGCTCTGAACTTCGCTCCGCGTTTCGGCTTTGCGCACCAGGTGCGAAAGCTGGGAATCGTGCTCCGTGGCGGCTTCGGCATGTTCTTCACACCCGTGGACATGAACACATGGTGCAATCAGCGCCACAATCCGCCTTATGTCTTTGCGGAAACTCTTCAGAGTGATAATTACGTCCCCAGCCTTTCCGGCTTTGATTTCGCTCCTCCAGTTTTGGGTCAGACTGTCGTCAGCTTCAGTTCTCTCGATGCGCGCTCTCATCCGCAGTATATCGAACAGTGGAGTTTCACCGTGCAAAAAGCGCTTCCTGGAAATTTCGTGATGGAAGCAGGGTACCAGGGTTCGCGCGGCTACCACTTGCAGCGCGCGCACCTGATCAACAACGCCCCGCCAGGACCCGGGCCTATCGGCCCACGCCGGCCCTATCACACGATTACCTTCCTGCCCGGCACTTCATTTGAGGGCGACAACCCCGAAAACTTCGCCATCCAGAGCAACACGTTTCCTGTTTCGGCCATCAATTACCTCGAGAATACGGCCAATAGTTGGTATGACGCGGGCTGGATCGACGTTCGCCGGGAGTTCCATCACGGCTTGACCTTCCTTGCAAATTACACGTGGTCGAAGAGCCTCACCGACGCGCCGGACTTTCGCTCCGCCATGATGCAGGCCGTGATTCCCCAGAACAATTCGGACCTGGCGGCCGAGAAGGGACTGAACGGTATGAATGTTCCGCACCGGTTCGTGGCCAGTATGGTATACAACGTGCCAGGATGGCGCGGGCGGACGTTCCTCCGCCGCCTGACATCGAATTGGACCCTGGGCAGCATTTTTACGGCCCAGGCTGGCATGCCATTCACGGTTGGTGTTTTCGGCGATACCGCAAATGCCGGAACGCTGTTGGGGCAGAATCCCATTCGCGCCAACGTCACCGGACTCCCCCTGTTTCCCGCGGGTGCGCGCACAACGGCGCAATGGTTCAGTCCCGCCGCTTTTGCCGCGCCTGCTCCATACACCTTTGGCAATGCCGGCGTTAATACCGTCTCCGGGCCCGGATTTATGGGTCTCGACCAAGCGGTGCAACGGCAATTCGGTATCACTGAGCGCGTGCAGTTCACCCTGCGCGCGGAGGCATTCAACGCTCTAAACCACAGCAATTGGGGTTATCCCAATAACTATGTGAACACGCCCCAGTTTGGCTCAATCACCATGGCCGAGGGCACGGGGCGTGAAATCCAGTTGAGCGCGCGCTTCGAGTTCTGA
- a CDS encoding GMC family oxidoreductase, with product MPPSRNQVFDALVVGSGASGGWACKRLAEAGMKVALLDAGPPQKDSNFTEHMAPFQMKYRDMARTVILKTRPIQGQFYECSETNYEWFANDLEEPFTTYPGKPFIWGGRLRIGGGRTNVWGRLSLRYSDLDFKAASHDGYGVDWPLGYKDLAPYYDIVEQYVGVAGQAEGNSVIPDGVFQPAMPMTCAELRFRQRVKTKLGRMVTPGRTANLTKPLNGRPACHYCGPCERGCATHSYFNSSFTTVPDALKTGNCTYVPNAMAFKVLMDSERNRAKGILYIDRNTRQPNEVFGRTVVLCAQSYESLRIMLNSADRHHPNGLANSSGVLGHYLMDHIAGGGAEGELPDLPATPNINGPNRPCGIYVPRFRNLPNGPRSKEFLRGYGYEGNGGGGFNRNAAGFGEQYKQRVREGVTSVTIEVFGEVLGRWENFADIDPEVVDAYGIPVLRFHMTHGENEAAMLRDAVTSAAEMMEAAGARNIRPWRRALPPGRVRHEVGIARMGDNPKTSALNQFQQSHEIPNLFVTDASGFPSNPCQNPTLTIMALCVRSCDHLMAEMKRGNV from the coding sequence ATGCCACCGTCTCGCAATCAGGTATTTGACGCCCTCGTCGTCGGTTCGGGGGCGTCGGGTGGCTGGGCCTGCAAGCGGCTGGCGGAAGCCGGCATGAAGGTGGCACTGCTCGATGCGGGGCCTCCGCAAAAGGACAGCAATTTTACCGAGCACATGGCGCCGTTCCAGATGAAGTACCGCGACATGGCGCGAACCGTCATCCTGAAGACGAGGCCCATTCAGGGCCAATTCTACGAATGCTCTGAAACCAACTACGAATGGTTTGCAAACGACCTCGAAGAGCCTTTCACCACCTATCCCGGCAAACCGTTTATCTGGGGTGGCCGGCTGCGCATTGGCGGCGGCCGCACAAATGTCTGGGGGCGGCTGAGCCTGCGTTACAGCGATCTGGATTTCAAAGCGGCGTCGCACGACGGTTACGGAGTTGACTGGCCGCTCGGTTACAAGGATCTGGCTCCGTACTACGACATCGTCGAGCAGTACGTCGGCGTCGCCGGTCAGGCGGAAGGGAATTCGGTCATCCCGGACGGGGTTTTCCAACCCGCCATGCCGATGACCTGCGCAGAACTTCGCTTCCGCCAGCGCGTGAAGACAAAACTGGGCCGGATGGTGACGCCCGGCAGGACCGCCAACTTAACAAAACCCCTCAATGGGAGGCCAGCGTGCCACTACTGCGGACCCTGCGAACGCGGCTGCGCAACCCATTCTTACTTTAACTCCTCATTCACAACCGTTCCGGACGCGCTAAAGACGGGCAATTGCACCTACGTGCCGAACGCCATGGCGTTCAAGGTGCTGATGGATTCCGAGCGCAATCGCGCTAAAGGCATCCTCTATATCGATCGCAACACGCGCCAGCCTAACGAGGTGTTTGGCCGCACCGTGGTCCTTTGCGCTCAGAGCTATGAGTCGCTGAGGATCATGCTGAACTCAGCCGACCGGCACCACCCGAACGGCCTGGCCAATTCCAGCGGCGTCCTGGGCCATTATCTGATGGACCACATCGCCGGAGGAGGCGCCGAGGGCGAGCTTCCGGACCTGCCGGCCACGCCCAATATCAACGGGCCCAACCGGCCCTGCGGCATTTACGTGCCGAGATTTCGCAACCTGCCCAACGGCCCCCGAAGCAAAGAATTCCTCCGCGGTTACGGCTATGAAGGAAACGGCGGCGGCGGATTCAATCGAAACGCTGCGGGCTTCGGCGAACAATACAAGCAGCGCGTCCGTGAAGGCGTCACTTCGGTAACAATTGAAGTGTTTGGTGAGGTTTTGGGCCGTTGGGAGAATTTTGCCGATATCGATCCGGAGGTGGTGGACGCCTACGGCATTCCCGTGCTGCGCTTCCACATGACCCACGGGGAAAATGAAGCGGCCATGCTGCGGGACGCCGTCACCTCGGCGGCCGAGATGATGGAGGCCGCAGGCGCCAGGAACATCCGGCCATGGAGGCGAGCGCTGCCGCCGGGCCGCGTCCGGCACGAGGTCGGAATTGCCAGAATGGGAGATAATCCCAAGACATCAGCCCTGAACCAGTTTCAGCAGTCTCACGAGATCCCAAACCTGTTTGTCACAGATGCCTCCGGCTTTCCGTCCAATCCGTGCCAGAATCCCACCTTGACCATCATGGCGCTGTGCGTTCGCTCCTGCGATCACTTGATGGCCGAAATGAAGCGAGGAAACGTCTAG
- a CDS encoding D-alanyl-D-alanine carboxypeptidase family protein yields the protein MAALTISVWAPLAGARVQASILLNAETGKILEANHPDSLCYPASLTKLMTLYVTFQQLSSGKMTLTQELTVSEHAAAQAPTKLYLKPGEQISVRASILAITTRSANDAAVVLAEAIGGSESRFAEMMNQRARALGLTRTTFRNASGLPDADQVTTARDMSKLALAIIGDFPEYYNFFKARRFEFRGRTIYGHDHLLARYPGVDGMKTGYTSASGFNIVTSAVRNDHRLLGVVMGGKTARARDRHMVRLLNTGFSDIRKATLDRAEESTAARTPVATFKKVSVDDTQQEEAERPDAGWFVQLGGAFRSPTHARRALKSALHSDPEGLRDGNPLVVRLSSGRYLARFSEMTAAAAIEACRALRHRKFTCAAYQLHSSVSMASAQ from the coding sequence GTGGCCGCGCTCACGATAAGCGTGTGGGCGCCGCTGGCTGGCGCGCGCGTGCAGGCGTCGATCCTGCTGAATGCCGAGACGGGGAAAATCCTTGAAGCCAATCATCCCGACAGCCTGTGCTATCCCGCATCACTCACCAAGCTGATGACCCTGTACGTGACCTTCCAGCAGCTCAGCTCAGGCAAAATGACGCTAACGCAGGAATTGACCGTCTCCGAGCACGCCGCGGCGCAGGCCCCGACCAAACTCTACCTCAAGCCCGGCGAGCAGATTTCCGTCCGGGCATCGATTCTGGCCATTACCACGCGCTCTGCTAACGATGCGGCGGTCGTATTGGCGGAAGCCATCGGCGGCTCGGAGTCCAGGTTTGCCGAGATGATGAATCAACGGGCCCGCGCGCTCGGGCTGACCCGAACAACCTTCCGGAATGCTTCGGGGCTGCCGGATGCCGACCAGGTGACCACCGCGCGCGACATGTCAAAACTGGCACTGGCAATCATCGGGGACTTCCCGGAGTACTACAATTTCTTCAAGGCGCGGAGATTCGAATTCCGCGGCAGAACCATCTACGGCCACGACCATCTCCTGGCCCGCTATCCCGGCGTTGACGGCATGAAAACCGGCTATACGTCCGCCTCCGGATTCAACATCGTGACCTCGGCCGTCCGCAATGATCATCGCCTGCTGGGGGTGGTGATGGGAGGCAAGACGGCACGCGCTCGAGACCGCCATATGGTCCGTTTGCTCAACACGGGGTTTTCAGACATCCGCAAGGCCACGCTGGATCGCGCTGAAGAATCCACCGCTGCCCGGACCCCGGTTGCCACGTTCAAAAAAGTTTCTGTAGACGACACGCAGCAGGAGGAAGCGGAACGCCCTGATGCCGGCTGGTTCGTCCAGCTCGGGGGGGCCTTCCGCAGCCCAACCCACGCCCGACGAGCCCTCAAAAGCGCCCTCCATAGCGACCCGGAGGGTTTAAGAGACGGGAATCCGCTGGTCGTAAGGCTGAGCAGCGGTCGCTATCTGGCGCGTTTCTCAGAAATGACCGCCGCAGCCGCCATTGAAGCCTGCCGGGCCCTTCGCCACAGGAAGTTCACCTGCGCCGCTTATCAGCTTCACAGCTCAGTTTCCATGGCTTCCGCCCAGTGA